One segment of Rhodopirellula baltica SH 1 DNA contains the following:
- a CDS encoding substrate-binding domain-containing protein, which yields MSKGRITIQDIANRAEVSKSTVSRVLNSPLIVQADKRERVMATMAELGYEPNQVARSLAGGRSMTIGIVTQNIGTPFYDSVVQGVMQGLNGTGFSPIVGDAMLNQNLFLDAARTLMGRNVDGLILIAGDTPSEKIEELGEEKPTLVVAREMPDWDGANIATNNFQIGANATQTLLDHGHREIVHIAGPANHIDAIGRLAGFRHAMQQAGIEVTDDHIIHGDFHAESAAEAIETLAQRGVPYTAIFAANDLMAFGARLALHRRQVSVPDQVSLIGVDDQPESKWMVPPLTTIRQPGKEMGQAAATAIIAMINGSEPDLPKLGGDVVLRESVRQHPS from the coding sequence ATGTCAAAAGGCCGGATCACGATCCAGGACATTGCCAATCGAGCAGAAGTCTCCAAAAGCACGGTTTCGCGAGTCCTCAACAGCCCGCTGATTGTCCAAGCCGACAAGCGCGAACGCGTGATGGCGACCATGGCAGAACTGGGCTACGAACCCAACCAAGTCGCTCGATCTTTGGCGGGCGGCCGATCGATGACAATCGGGATCGTGACACAAAACATCGGCACGCCGTTTTATGACTCGGTCGTGCAAGGTGTGATGCAAGGGCTCAATGGGACCGGATTCTCACCCATCGTCGGCGACGCGATGCTGAATCAGAATTTGTTTCTCGACGCCGCCCGAACTCTGATGGGACGAAATGTCGACGGATTGATTTTGATCGCGGGCGACACACCCTCTGAAAAGATCGAAGAGCTCGGCGAAGAAAAACCCACTTTGGTCGTCGCCCGAGAAATGCCGGACTGGGATGGCGCGAACATCGCAACAAACAATTTCCAAATCGGCGCCAACGCAACCCAGACATTGCTCGACCACGGTCATCGAGAAATCGTCCACATCGCTGGCCCAGCGAATCACATCGATGCGATCGGCAGGCTTGCCGGGTTCCGGCACGCGATGCAGCAGGCTGGTATCGAGGTGACTGATGACCACATCATCCACGGTGACTTCCACGCGGAATCGGCTGCGGAAGCGATCGAGACCTTGGCTCAACGGGGTGTGCCTTACACCGCGATCTTTGCCGCGAATGATCTGATGGCATTCGGTGCAAGACTGGCTCTTCATCGCCGGCAGGTTTCCGTTCCCGATCAGGTCTCGTTGATTGGCGTGGATGATCAACCCGAATCGAAGTGGATGGTGCCACCACTGACCACCATCCGCCAACCCGGCAAAGAGATGGGCCAGGCCGCAGCGACCGCGATCATCGCGATGATCAACGGCAGCGAACCAGACCTTCCCAAACTGGGCGGCGACGTCGTGCTACGCGAATCAGTTCGCCAGCACCCCAGCTGA
- a CDS encoding DUF389 domain-containing protein produces MSVTLLVGSQKQLADGLPWLRQFAESMKLRADVLVLGLDHRTLELRSQKELEQIGLGSSKQAATKSPHRVERVESDVEAISLQLAKWDSRLLLMVDDVDDDRFQATLFDRCAIKSVWLSSKGTPPESSRHVFSIDDSSDKVTRWISRRLLGVDPGLHLGHEWLTELAKQSQSSSKSTSEHSDPVDAAIAKALSLERQRCDRGDLIWVPFGSKPSSEPHYKVARALLGQSTQASVALVSQKESWNQSLSASVRYWASHVAEPMDRDARLELARSLEEGSEPSLEFLGLISAAAMLAAFGLLQNSAVVIIGAMLIAPLMTPIMGAGLSLAHGNRPLFRRSLLSIGIGFAGAFGSSFLFGLLVRLVHHPVVTDEMWGRCNPSPLDFCVGLVGGMAASYARTRSHLSSALAGAAIAAALVPPISTAGLQASFNVWESTERGWPVFGPLILVCVNVLTIMIGTSFVLYARGLRVESGHKWATRMTVSLITLLMLVLVWMMHLETWLF; encoded by the coding sequence ATGAGCGTCACGTTGCTGGTCGGTTCGCAAAAGCAGTTGGCTGATGGGCTGCCTTGGCTTCGTCAATTCGCGGAATCGATGAAGTTGCGTGCGGACGTTCTGGTGCTGGGACTGGATCACCGGACGCTGGAGCTTCGCAGTCAAAAGGAACTGGAGCAAATCGGGCTGGGTTCGTCCAAGCAAGCGGCCACGAAATCACCCCATCGCGTCGAGCGGGTCGAATCCGATGTGGAAGCGATCTCGCTGCAGTTGGCCAAGTGGGATTCGCGTTTGTTGTTGATGGTCGACGATGTGGATGACGACCGTTTTCAAGCGACGTTGTTCGATCGATGTGCGATCAAATCGGTTTGGCTGAGTTCGAAGGGAACGCCGCCCGAGTCCTCTCGCCATGTCTTTTCGATCGACGATTCGTCTGACAAAGTGACGCGATGGATCTCGCGGCGTTTGTTGGGGGTGGATCCCGGATTACATCTGGGGCACGAGTGGTTGACCGAACTGGCCAAGCAAAGTCAGTCGTCATCCAAATCTACGTCAGAGCATTCTGATCCAGTGGATGCGGCGATTGCGAAAGCCCTGAGTTTGGAGCGGCAGCGCTGTGACCGTGGTGATTTGATTTGGGTGCCGTTCGGTTCGAAACCTTCGTCTGAGCCGCACTATAAAGTTGCACGAGCGTTGCTAGGGCAATCGACCCAAGCTTCGGTGGCGTTGGTCAGTCAGAAAGAGAGTTGGAACCAATCGTTGTCGGCGAGCGTTCGGTATTGGGCCAGTCATGTGGCCGAACCGATGGATCGCGACGCTCGGTTGGAGTTGGCTCGTTCTCTCGAGGAAGGGTCCGAGCCCAGTTTGGAGTTCCTCGGTTTGATCTCGGCCGCGGCGATGTTGGCCGCGTTTGGTTTGCTGCAAAATTCGGCGGTCGTGATCATTGGTGCAATGTTGATTGCTCCTTTGATGACGCCGATCATGGGTGCGGGGTTATCGCTGGCTCACGGCAATCGTCCGTTGTTCCGGCGTTCGCTGCTGTCGATCGGAATTGGTTTCGCGGGTGCGTTCGGATCGAGCTTCCTGTTCGGATTGCTGGTTCGGTTGGTGCATCATCCAGTCGTGACGGATGAGATGTGGGGCCGTTGCAATCCGTCGCCGTTGGATTTTTGTGTCGGTTTGGTTGGTGGCATGGCCGCTTCTTACGCTCGCACGCGAAGCCATTTGTCGTCGGCTTTGGCGGGAGCGGCGATCGCGGCGGCGCTGGTGCCGCCCATTTCGACCGCGGGTTTGCAGGCATCATTCAATGTCTGGGAATCGACCGAGCGTGGATGGCCGGTCTTTGGGCCGCTGATCTTGGTCTGCGTCAACGTGCTGACGATTATGATTGGGACATCGTTTGTGCTCTACGCTCGCGGTTTGCGAGTCGAATCGGGGCACAAGTGGGCGACGCGAATGACGGTTTCGTTAATCACGTTATTGATGTTGGTGCTGGTTTGGATGATGCACCTGGAGACGTGGTTGTTTTGA
- a CDS encoding nucleotide sugar dehydrogenase, with translation MPTDFTSRIQDRSATVGVVGLGYVGLPLALAYAGGGFKTVGFDIDDKKTSAINAGTSYIKHISADSIATAIQSGNLAATTDFSQIREVDAIILCVPTPLDEHFEPDLSYVVSTIESILPHLRAGQTISLESTTYPGTTAEELVTRIEAAGLTVGTDVHVVYSPEREDPGNPEFAATNIPKVVGGHTPACLKAGEALYGSVFDQVVPVSSTQVAELTKLLENIYRSVNIGLVNELKLVADQMGIDIWEVIQAASTKPFGFKAFYPGPGLGGHCIPIDPFYLTWKAREFGVHTRFIELAGEINRAMPTHIVRRCADALNQNKKALNGSKVLLVGLAYKPNVDDDRESPSYELLDRLTSQGAEVDYHDPYVPVIRPSREHSHWAGKPSVAWDEATIQEYDLVLISTWHDCLDIHELAQWSTFIVDTRNATAKLPPELQTRVLKA, from the coding sequence ATGCCAACAGACTTCACTTCACGGATTCAAGATCGTAGCGCCACGGTGGGTGTTGTTGGACTCGGCTATGTCGGTCTTCCCCTCGCACTCGCCTATGCTGGCGGCGGGTTCAAAACAGTAGGATTCGACATCGATGACAAGAAGACGTCGGCAATCAACGCTGGCACCAGCTATATCAAACACATCTCGGCGGACTCCATCGCCACGGCGATCCAATCCGGCAATCTCGCCGCCACAACAGACTTCAGCCAAATCCGTGAAGTCGACGCGATCATCCTGTGTGTTCCCACGCCGCTGGATGAGCACTTTGAGCCCGACCTCTCCTATGTTGTGAGCACGATCGAATCGATCCTGCCACATCTGCGTGCAGGGCAAACGATCAGCCTCGAAAGCACGACTTACCCTGGCACCACCGCCGAGGAACTGGTCACTCGTATTGAAGCCGCCGGCCTGACCGTCGGCACCGATGTACACGTAGTCTACTCACCCGAGCGAGAAGACCCCGGCAACCCCGAGTTCGCCGCCACCAACATCCCCAAAGTCGTCGGCGGTCACACGCCAGCGTGCCTGAAGGCAGGCGAAGCGCTCTACGGCAGCGTTTTCGATCAAGTCGTCCCGGTCAGCAGCACACAAGTCGCCGAGTTGACCAAACTGCTCGAAAACATTTATCGCAGCGTCAACATCGGGTTGGTCAACGAATTAAAACTTGTCGCCGACCAAATGGGCATCGACATTTGGGAAGTGATCCAAGCCGCCAGCACCAAACCCTTTGGCTTCAAAGCCTTTTATCCCGGCCCTGGACTGGGCGGTCACTGCATCCCGATCGACCCGTTCTACTTGACTTGGAAAGCCCGCGAATTCGGCGTGCACACACGGTTCATTGAACTGGCCGGCGAGATCAACCGAGCGATGCCCACGCACATCGTTCGTCGCTGTGCAGACGCCTTGAACCAAAACAAAAAAGCCCTCAACGGCAGCAAGGTGCTACTGGTTGGCCTGGCCTACAAACCCAACGTCGACGACGACCGAGAATCACCCTCCTACGAACTCCTGGATCGCCTGACCTCGCAGGGTGCTGAGGTCGACTACCACGATCCGTATGTCCCCGTCATTCGCCCATCGCGAGAGCACTCGCACTGGGCCGGCAAACCCAGCGTCGCCTGGGACGAAGCAACCATTCAAGAATACGACCTGGTCCTGATCTCGACTTGGCACGATTGCCTCGACATTCATGAACTCGCCCAATGGTCGACTTTCATCGTCGACACCCGCAACGCCACTGCCAAACTGCCACCCGAACTCCAAACAAGAGTCCTCAAGGCCTAG
- the nagB gene encoding glucosamine-6-phosphate deaminase — protein sequence MGGINVIEIEIVPDHESASARVAGFIVEQIRRKPASVLGLATGGTPERTYELLVEKVNAGHLSFSQATTFNLDEYVGLLPDHPQSYHAYMRFRLFGETDFDAERTHLPKGTADELSDAGGQYEALIAEAGGIDLQLLGLGANGHIGFNEPGATEDSRTRVVDLTEETIAANARFFDSPEDVPRRALTMGIATILEAREIVLIATGESKAEAVERSVRGPVAPQMPASFLQQHPSVTFVLDEAAASLLDKRA from the coding sequence GTGGGCGGAATCAACGTGATTGAGATAGAGATTGTTCCCGACCACGAATCGGCGTCAGCGCGAGTGGCGGGATTTATCGTCGAGCAAATTCGTCGCAAGCCAGCGAGCGTTCTTGGTCTGGCCACTGGTGGCACTCCCGAGCGAACGTACGAACTTCTGGTCGAAAAGGTGAACGCAGGTCATCTTTCGTTTTCGCAAGCGACCACATTTAACTTGGATGAGTACGTTGGGTTGCTACCCGATCATCCGCAAAGCTATCACGCTTACATGCGATTTCGGTTGTTCGGCGAAACGGATTTTGATGCGGAGCGAACGCATTTGCCCAAGGGCACAGCGGATGAACTGTCGGACGCGGGTGGTCAATACGAGGCGTTGATTGCCGAGGCCGGCGGCATCGATTTGCAGTTGTTGGGCTTGGGAGCGAACGGGCACATCGGATTCAACGAGCCTGGTGCGACGGAGGACAGTCGCACGCGGGTGGTGGATTTGACGGAGGAAACCATCGCCGCGAATGCTCGGTTCTTCGATTCACCCGAGGACGTTCCGCGGCGGGCGCTCACGATGGGAATCGCGACCATTTTGGAAGCTCGTGAAATTGTTTTGATTGCAACCGGCGAGTCGAAAGCGGAGGCGGTTGAGCGATCCGTTCGCGGCCCGGTCGCGCCGCAGATGCCGGCCTCGTTCCTTCAGCAGCATCCAAGTGTCACGTTTGTGTTGGACGAAGCCGCAGCAAGTTTGTTGGATAAGCGGGCATGA
- a CDS encoding GDP-L-fucose synthase family protein, with protein sequence MPQKIFVAGHRGMVGSAILRRFAHRDDLQVVTRTRTELDLCNQAAVNKFFESERPDTVIFAAAKVGGIHVNATYPADFAYDNTMMAANAIHAAFQTGVSRFLFLGSTCIYPRMAPQPIQEDALLTSPLEETNEGYALAKIMGLKLCQYYRQQHGALFHSAMPTNLYGPGDNYHPDNSHVIPGLIRRFDDAAKENANSVTVWGSGKPRREFLHVDDLAAAVEHLLQLENPPDWVNVGTGVDLTIADLARKIADATGFEGQIVQDASKPDGTPVKCTDISRIRSTGWQPTIRLDDGLTQTVADYHHRIQSGEVRSV encoded by the coding sequence ATGCCCCAAAAGATCTTCGTTGCTGGACACCGAGGCATGGTCGGATCGGCCATCCTCCGCCGGTTCGCCCACCGCGATGACCTGCAAGTTGTCACGCGGACTCGGACCGAACTGGATCTTTGCAACCAAGCCGCTGTCAACAAGTTCTTCGAATCGGAACGCCCCGACACGGTCATTTTCGCAGCAGCCAAAGTCGGCGGCATCCACGTCAATGCGACCTACCCAGCCGATTTCGCCTACGACAACACCATGATGGCGGCCAACGCCATTCACGCGGCGTTCCAGACAGGTGTCTCTCGGTTCCTGTTTTTGGGCAGCACCTGCATTTACCCTCGCATGGCACCTCAGCCAATCCAAGAAGACGCTCTGCTGACCAGCCCACTCGAAGAAACCAACGAAGGATACGCCCTGGCCAAAATCATGGGGCTGAAACTCTGCCAGTACTACCGGCAACAACATGGTGCCCTCTTTCACAGTGCGATGCCAACCAATCTGTATGGCCCGGGCGACAACTACCACCCCGATAATTCACACGTGATCCCAGGCCTCATTCGCCGCTTCGACGACGCTGCGAAAGAGAACGCCAATTCGGTCACCGTTTGGGGCAGCGGAAAACCTAGACGCGAATTTCTGCACGTGGATGACTTGGCCGCCGCAGTCGAACACCTGCTCCAGCTCGAAAACCCTCCCGACTGGGTCAATGTTGGCACGGGGGTCGACCTGACAATCGCCGACCTCGCACGAAAGATTGCCGACGCAACTGGTTTTGAAGGGCAAATCGTTCAAGACGCCAGCAAACCCGACGGAACGCCCGTCAAATGCACCGACATCAGCCGAATCCGGTCCACCGGCTGGCAGCCGACCATCCGTCTGGACGATGGTCTCACACAAACAGTCGCCGACTATCACCACCGAATCCAATCCGGCGAAGTCCGCTCGGTCTAG
- the gmd gene encoding GDP-mannose 4,6-dehydratase, producing the protein MTKTALITGITGQDGSYLTDLLLEKGYQVHGIVRRSSTFNTDRIDHVYKDPHESSNLHLHYGDLTDGQNMTNLVLDIQPDEIYNLGAQSHVRVSFDSPVYTVQTVGLGSLNVLEAARQLNKQKATRVYQASSSEMFGDVIETPQTETTPFQPQSPYACAKVYAFHQTVNYRHAYDLFASNGILFNHESPRRGETFVTRKITRAATRIKLGLQDKLYLGNLDAKRDWGYAKDYVEGMWRILQHDEPDDFVLATGETQTIRQFLDYTFEALDLDWNKYVEIDPRYFRPTEVDLLLGDYSKAKTKLGWEPETSCKQLAELMVEHDLELAKTELAQKSLS; encoded by the coding sequence ATGACCAAAACCGCACTCATCACCGGCATCACGGGCCAGGACGGCTCCTACCTCACCGACTTGTTGCTCGAAAAAGGCTATCAGGTTCACGGGATCGTTCGTCGCAGCAGCACCTTCAACACCGACCGGATTGATCACGTCTACAAAGACCCGCACGAGTCGTCCAACCTGCACTTGCACTATGGCGATCTGACCGACGGTCAAAACATGACCAATCTCGTCTTGGACATTCAACCAGACGAGATCTACAACCTCGGTGCCCAGTCACATGTTCGCGTCTCTTTCGACTCGCCTGTCTACACGGTCCAGACCGTTGGCCTCGGCTCACTCAATGTGCTCGAAGCCGCTCGCCAACTCAACAAGCAAAAAGCGACTCGCGTTTACCAAGCCAGCAGCAGCGAAATGTTTGGCGATGTGATCGAAACACCTCAAACTGAAACGACACCGTTTCAACCACAAAGTCCTTATGCCTGTGCCAAAGTTTACGCTTTTCACCAAACGGTGAACTACCGGCACGCTTATGACTTGTTCGCCAGCAACGGCATCCTGTTCAACCACGAATCGCCACGTCGAGGCGAAACGTTTGTGACTCGCAAAATCACGCGTGCCGCCACGCGAATCAAACTCGGACTGCAAGACAAACTGTATCTTGGGAACCTCGACGCCAAACGAGACTGGGGCTATGCCAAAGACTATGTCGAAGGCATGTGGCGAATCCTCCAGCATGACGAGCCCGATGACTTTGTTCTGGCCACCGGCGAAACTCAAACCATTCGCCAATTCCTCGACTATACCTTCGAAGCTTTGGATCTGGATTGGAACAAGTACGTCGAGATCGACCCTCGCTACTTCCGCCCCACCGAAGTCGACCTGCTACTGGGCGACTACTCCAAAGCCAAAACCAAGCTTGGTTGGGAACCAGAAACCAGCTGCAAACAACTGGCCGAATTGATGGTCGAACACGACCTCGAACTCGCCAAAACCGAGTTGGCACAAAAGTCACTCTCATAA
- a CDS encoding 30S ribosomal protein S1: MVNRNLIRSLEDDDILGDLALLAPEDEAEEWLLDAIAAEQQDYNSGKIVDGRIVELNDEWALVDVGFKSEGTVGLDEWGPEEDQPKIGDTVKVLIEEMEDELGAADDPYGMISLSKRKAEKIIEWEAMMETVAEGQVVTGTVIRKIKGGLLVDIGVNVFLPGSQVDIRRPGDIGDFIGRVVQAEVLKIDDTRRNIVISRRSLIERQREEDRAYLMQELEVGQIRKGIVKNIADFGAFVDLGGIDGLLHITDMAWERIGHPTEMLSIDQEIEVKVLHIDREKQKIALGLKQKDRNPWENIETKYPVESVHPGEVVNVMSYGAFVKLEPGIEGLVHISEMSWTKRVNHPSELVNIGDKIDVMILGVDPEGQQLSLGMKQTLKNPWDEVLERYPEGKDVKGKVRNLTNYGAFIELEEGIDGLLHVSDMSWTRKIAHPSEVLEKGQEIECRILSVDEQRRRIALGLKQLDNDPWDGDIPDKYQPGQLVKGEVTKITNFGVFIGLEDGLEGLLHISELAEHKVEDPEEVVKVGDPIEVKVLRVDTDERKIGLSLKRVDWSEEQEKTAAAAEAAESGMPTPMDEGDLKGGLGSAGPLIPTSDSE; encoded by the coding sequence ATGGTTAACCGCAACCTCATCCGCTCCCTCGAAGACGACGATATCCTCGGCGATTTGGCGCTGCTTGCCCCGGAGGACGAGGCCGAAGAATGGCTTCTCGACGCGATTGCTGCTGAGCAGCAAGATTACAACTCCGGCAAAATCGTCGACGGACGAATTGTTGAACTGAACGACGAGTGGGCTCTCGTCGACGTCGGCTTCAAAAGTGAAGGCACGGTCGGACTGGATGAGTGGGGTCCCGAGGAGGACCAGCCGAAGATCGGCGACACGGTCAAAGTTCTGATCGAAGAGATGGAGGATGAGCTCGGTGCTGCCGACGATCCTTATGGCATGATTTCGCTGTCCAAGCGAAAAGCCGAGAAGATCATCGAATGGGAAGCGATGATGGAAACGGTTGCCGAGGGCCAAGTGGTCACCGGTACCGTCATTCGCAAAATCAAAGGTGGCTTGCTCGTCGACATCGGCGTCAACGTCTTCCTGCCTGGTTCGCAAGTCGACATCCGTCGTCCCGGCGACATCGGCGACTTCATCGGTCGTGTTGTCCAAGCAGAAGTGCTCAAGATCGACGACACTCGTCGCAACATCGTCATCAGCCGCCGCAGCTTGATCGAGCGTCAGCGTGAAGAAGATCGCGCTTACTTGATGCAAGAGCTGGAAGTCGGCCAAATCCGCAAGGGTATCGTCAAGAACATCGCCGACTTCGGTGCGTTCGTCGACCTCGGCGGCATCGACGGTTTGTTGCACATCACCGACATGGCATGGGAACGCATCGGTCACCCAACCGAAATGCTGTCGATCGACCAAGAGATCGAAGTCAAGGTTCTGCACATCGACCGCGAAAAGCAAAAAATTGCTTTGGGGCTGAAGCAAAAAGATCGCAACCCTTGGGAAAACATCGAGACCAAGTACCCGGTCGAATCGGTTCATCCTGGCGAAGTCGTCAACGTGATGAGCTACGGTGCGTTCGTGAAGTTGGAACCAGGCATCGAAGGCCTGGTTCACATCAGCGAAATGAGCTGGACCAAACGGGTCAATCATCCAAGCGAATTGGTCAACATCGGCGACAAGATCGATGTCATGATCTTGGGTGTCGATCCAGAAGGTCAGCAACTGTCGCTGGGTATGAAGCAAACGCTGAAGAACCCATGGGACGAAGTCCTCGAACGTTACCCCGAAGGCAAAGACGTCAAGGGCAAGGTTCGCAACCTCACCAACTACGGTGCATTCATCGAGTTGGAAGAAGGCATCGACGGTCTGTTGCACGTCAGCGACATGTCCTGGACCCGCAAGATCGCTCACCCGAGCGAAGTGCTGGAGAAGGGCCAAGAGATCGAATGCCGTATCCTCAGCGTCGACGAACAACGTCGCCGAATCGCTTTGGGTCTGAAGCAACTCGACAACGACCCGTGGGATGGCGACATTCCAGACAAGTATCAGCCCGGCCAATTGGTCAAGGGTGAAGTCACCAAGATCACCAACTTCGGTGTCTTCATCGGACTCGAGGACGGCTTGGAAGGTTTGCTGCACATCAGCGAATTGGCTGAGCACAAAGTCGAGGACCCTGAAGAAGTGGTTAAGGTTGGCGATCCGATCGAAGTCAAAGTGCTTCGCGTCGATACCGACGAACGCAAAATCGGTCTGTCGCTCAAACGAGTCGACTGGAGCGAAGAGCAAGAGAAAACCGCCGCAGCAGCCGAAGCCGCCGAGTCGGGCATGCCGACTCCGATGGACGAAGGCGATTTGAAGGGCGGTTTGGGTTCGGCTGGACCGTTGATCCCGACTTCGGACTCCGAATAG
- a CDS encoding HD domain-containing protein → MSVPEVHLMDRGPSRLRIPPAMDVPVTARVQRLIDTSPMRRLASISQLGLVSMVYPGAMHSRLEHSLGVYTWALRVLNQVGQQSPVEQGSANQIAEDMRASESFIVASLVHDAGHWPFCHPIEDMGQSGMPRHEERVEAMLRSGPLADALAADWSCTADDVMAIVCPKKIDQYPAATSSEHIAFYASCLSGPIDVDKLDYLQRDSLHAGVPYGRNFDPMRIIASLVRHPDRPKLAIHEKGRTAAEMMVFGRYVMFSEVYWHHTVRAATAMLQRAVHELQQSAGGEKADITEWMDLSESAWVRQFVDAADRRGGPVKSLADGLFGPTRKLLKRAAQFNVESGEDMHQMLARRPYWWLASCSQPLATSIGDAIGKPVEPELVLIDAPPVKLEVDINIDIVLRSGEVATLGDVSPVASVLANRQFDNHVKRVRVFVPEWVRDRLADLPGDSMRRWLTDAVAETEKQWA, encoded by the coding sequence GTGTCTGTTCCTGAAGTGCATTTGATGGATCGCGGGCCATCGCGGTTGCGGATTCCGCCCGCGATGGATGTACCAGTAACCGCTCGCGTCCAACGGTTGATCGACACCTCCCCGATGAGAAGACTGGCGTCGATCAGCCAGCTCGGGTTGGTTTCGATGGTTTATCCGGGAGCGATGCACAGCCGGTTGGAACATTCGCTCGGCGTCTACACCTGGGCGCTGCGAGTACTAAATCAAGTTGGCCAACAGAGCCCAGTGGAACAAGGCTCAGCGAACCAAATCGCCGAGGACATGCGTGCTTCTGAGTCGTTCATCGTTGCGTCTTTAGTGCATGACGCTGGTCATTGGCCGTTTTGCCATCCCATCGAAGACATGGGCCAGTCCGGTATGCCGCGGCACGAGGAACGTGTCGAAGCGATGTTGCGTTCCGGGCCTCTCGCCGACGCACTGGCAGCGGACTGGTCGTGCACCGCCGATGACGTCATGGCGATCGTGTGTCCGAAAAAGATCGATCAGTACCCAGCGGCAACTTCATCGGAGCACATCGCGTTTTATGCGAGTTGCTTAAGTGGGCCGATCGATGTCGATAAATTGGATTACCTGCAACGCGACAGTCTGCATGCGGGAGTTCCGTATGGCCGAAACTTTGATCCGATGCGAATCATCGCTTCGTTGGTTCGGCATCCGGATCGGCCGAAGCTCGCCATTCACGAAAAAGGACGCACGGCGGCGGAGATGATGGTCTTCGGTCGTTATGTGATGTTCAGCGAAGTCTATTGGCATCACACGGTTCGTGCAGCCACCGCGATGTTGCAGCGAGCTGTTCACGAATTGCAGCAATCTGCCGGTGGCGAGAAAGCCGACATCACCGAGTGGATGGACCTGAGTGAGTCAGCTTGGGTGAGGCAGTTTGTCGATGCCGCGGATCGTCGTGGTGGGCCGGTGAAGAGTTTGGCGGATGGATTGTTCGGGCCGACACGGAAGTTGCTCAAGCGAGCGGCGCAGTTCAACGTCGAGTCCGGCGAAGACATGCACCAGATGCTGGCGAGGCGTCCGTATTGGTGGCTCGCGTCTTGTTCGCAACCGTTGGCCACATCCATTGGCGATGCGATTGGGAAACCCGTCGAGCCGGAATTGGTTCTGATCGATGCTCCACCGGTCAAGCTGGAGGTCGACATCAACATCGACATCGTGCTTCGGTCGGGCGAGGTCGCGACACTGGGTGATGTTTCGCCCGTTGCGTCCGTGTTAGCTAATCGCCAATTCGACAATCATGTCAAGCGTGTGCGAGTGTTTGTGCCCGAGTGGGTTCGTGATCGTTTGGCTGACTTGCCCGGCGATTCGATGCGAAGATGGCTGACCGACGCGGTCGCTGAAACTGAAAAACAGTGGGCGTGA